A genomic region of Jeotgalibaca ciconiae contains the following coding sequences:
- the gloA gene encoding lactoylglutathione lyase: protein MKMVHTCVRVKNLEESLAFYKEAFGFQEVNRKDYPEHKFTLVYLSLENDPYQLELTYNFDHDAYDLGDGYGHIAIAVDDVPAAHQKHREAGLEVTDLKGLPNSEFRYYFVMDPDGYKIEVVQDR from the coding sequence ATGAAAATGGTTCATACTTGTGTCCGAGTGAAAAATTTGGAAGAATCGTTAGCTTTTTATAAAGAAGCATTTGGTTTCCAAGAGGTTAATAGAAAAGATTATCCTGAGCATAAGTTCACTCTTGTTTATTTATCATTAGAAAATGATCCATATCAATTAGAGTTAACATATAACTTTGATCATGATGCATATGATTTAGGCGATGGATATGGACATATTGCGATTGCGGTAGATGATGTTCCTGCTGCTCACCAAAAACACAGAGAAGCGGGGCTTGAAGTAACAGATTTGAAAGGGTTACCCAATTCAGAGTTTCGTTATTATTTTGTGATGGATCCAGACGGCTACAAAATAGAAGTAGTTCAAGATCGTTAA
- the cdd gene encoding cytidine deaminase — protein MKENQVKSLVEKAKEIKEKAYVPYSHFPVGAAILYKDNQVIQGVNVENVSFGATNCAERTALFTGITRGYSKDDVVAIAVSANTKDYITPCSICRQVMVELCQADTPVYLTNGNDEIKKVTVEELVPFAFSTMDN, from the coding sequence ATAAAAGAAAATCAAGTGAAGTCTTTAGTTGAAAAAGCGAAAGAAATTAAAGAAAAAGCTTATGTTCCCTATTCTCATTTTCCTGTAGGAGCAGCTATTCTTTATAAAGATAATCAAGTTATCCAAGGTGTAAATGTAGAAAACGTTTCGTTTGGCGCAACAAATTGTGCCGAGAGGACAGCTTTATTTACTGGAATTACAAGAGGATATTCGAAAGATGATGTTGTGGCGATTGCTGTTTCTGCAAACACGAAGGATTATATTACGCCATGCAGTATTTGCAGACAAGTGATGGTCGAGTTATGTCAGGCTGACACACCAGTTTATTTGACGAATGGCAACGATGAAATAAAAAAAGTAACAGTAGAAGAGTTGGTACCCTTTGCATTTTCAACAATGGATAATTAA
- a CDS encoding iron-containing alcohol dehydrogenase family protein: MQNMQNNHFFSSTVRVGPQQYICEEGVLESLPDHLRQLDSSNILIIHGKESWKKARNYLKNIYRSNFSIHEFLFSGECTETSIDQLKELIMESGVDTVIGVGGGKIMDAVKYAAYLADRRPFILIPTLASNCAPWTPVSVLYHADGSFDRLDVLPAQASLLLVEPRLIIDAPREYFIAGMADTLAKWYESEEILAQSVFKESPILTMARAAAKLCQTTILEKGQQALADLEQGRLSEEFRSVSEVIISISGMVGGLGDDLARTTIAHEIHDAVTIYPESHQFLHGHKVGYGILVQLAVENKWNEITKLQSFYRSLGIPTSLFDMGLSHLTESEIDFIAIQASKPELPVHHLPYPVNTAIIASAIHKLEAF, from the coding sequence ATGCAAAATATGCAAAATAATCACTTTTTTTCTTCAACTGTTCGTGTAGGTCCTCAGCAATATATTTGCGAAGAAGGAGTATTAGAGTCTTTGCCTGATCATCTCCGTCAATTAGACAGTTCGAACATTTTAATTATACATGGAAAAGAATCATGGAAAAAAGCGCGCAACTACTTGAAAAATATTTATCGTTCGAATTTTTCCATTCATGAATTTTTATTTTCAGGAGAATGTACTGAAACGTCTATCGATCAATTAAAAGAACTAATTATGGAATCAGGTGTTGATACTGTTATAGGAGTTGGCGGGGGGAAAATCATGGATGCTGTTAAATATGCTGCCTATCTTGCAGACCGACGCCCGTTTATTTTAATTCCAACTTTAGCTAGCAACTGTGCTCCATGGACGCCAGTAAGTGTTCTCTACCATGCAGACGGAAGCTTTGATCGCTTGGATGTGCTTCCTGCGCAAGCTTCTCTATTACTGGTGGAACCTCGACTTATTATTGATGCTCCAAGAGAGTATTTTATTGCAGGAATGGCAGATACACTGGCAAAATGGTATGAATCTGAAGAGATTTTAGCTCAGTCTGTCTTTAAAGAGAGTCCTATTTTAACCATGGCACGTGCGGCAGCCAAATTATGTCAAACAACCATTTTGGAAAAAGGACAACAAGCCTTGGCTGATTTAGAACAAGGGCGATTATCAGAAGAATTCCGATCTGTTTCTGAAGTCATTATATCTATTAGCGGGATGGTTGGAGGACTGGGTGATGATTTAGCTCGAACAACAATCGCTCATGAAATTCATGATGCAGTGACAATTTATCCGGAATCTCATCAATTCCTTCACGGACATAAAGTTGGGTATGGTATTCTTGTTCAACTAGCTGTTGAAAATAAGTGGAACGAGATTACCAAGCTTCAATCTTTTTATCGTTCATTGGGTATTCCCACCTCTTTATTTGATATGGGATTATCTCATTTAACTGAAAGTGAAATTGATTTTATTGCGATTCAGGCTAGCAAACCAGAATTACCTGTTCATCATTTACCTTATCCAGTGAATACAGCTATTATCGCTTCCGCTATTCACAAATTAGAAGCTTTCTAA